Proteins found in one Vespula pensylvanica isolate Volc-1 chromosome 10, ASM1446617v1, whole genome shotgun sequence genomic segment:
- the LOC122632525 gene encoding nuclear receptor subfamily 2 group C member 1 isoform X2, producing MNCPNDAWSDRSSLLAIKGEMDREHRDQRDHDNPNENEGERKSGMDFRSISHHHGAADQTTDADSERDMEIDRNDRLHDDKTDQMLERNFHNLERHPAMRDMERDQNNHVDNLHDDKIDHKMSRDYRNMGHHPAMLHLHSGIEHLSNVDVEVKLARDVRGSLGLGLSLELCVVCGDRASGRHYGAISCEGCKGFFKRSIRKQLGYQCRGSKSCEVTKHHRNRCQYCRLQKCLAMGMRSDSVQHERKPVLGETAGAKVGSRSPRVKPEPQQPVPEAPQTWEQPESPSMEDQSSDSDLSDALTLARERLLISHALDSMAKLIGDSVNGSSEPDEEWTGQLISERHTLFELRAPSPAPAYLSIHYICESAARLLFLSVHWARGIPAFQALPSEIQTTLVRSCWGQLFTLGLAQCAYTLSLPSILTSIINHLQASIAQEKITASKVKSVTEHICRLQDCVSSLHKLQVDSVEYAYLKALTLFSADNVLAGIWRKKVEVLQEAAWTELQQRVGSDRLPRLLLKLAPLRSINPRVLEDLFFAGLIGRVSVASVVPYILTMQDCKPEPESHMG from the exons ATGAACTGTCCAAATGACGCGTGGTCAGATCGGTCATCGCTGTTGGCGATAAAG GGAGAAATGGATAGAGAGCATAGAGATCAACGTGATCACGATAATCCGAATGAGAACGAGGGAGAGCGGAAAAGTGGAATGGATTTTCGTAGTATTTCGCATCATCATGGAGCAGCGGATCAAACAACGGATGCCGACTCGGAG AGAGATatggaaatcgatcgaaatgatcGGCTGCACGACGATAAAACGGATCAAATGttggaaagaaattttcacaATTTAGAGCGTCATCCAGCTATG AGAGATATGGAGAGAGATCAGAACAATCACGTTGATAACTTACACGATGATAAAATTGATCATAAAATGAGTAGAGATTACCGCAATATGGGACATCATCCAGCCATGCTTCACTTACACTCCGGCATTGAACACTTAAGTAATGTCGACGTAGAG GTTAAATTGGCAAGAGACGTAAGAGGTTCTTTAGGTTTAGGATTATCCCTAGAATTATGCGTGGTATGTGGAGACCGAGCAAGTGGTAGGCATTACGGAGCTATAAGTTGCGAAGGCTGCAAAGGTTTCTTTAAACGCAGTATTCGTAAGCAATTAGGTTACCAATGTAGAGGAAGTAAAAGTTGCGAAGTTACCAAACATCATAGAAACCGTTGCCAATATTGTAGGCTTCAAAAGTGTCTGGCAATGGGTATGAGAAGTGACT CCGTTCAACACGAACGAAAACCAGTATTAGGAGAAACTGCTGGAGCAAAGGTTGGGAGTCGTAGTCCCAGAGTCAAACCGGAACCACAGCAGCCTGTTCCTGAAGCTCCTCAAACTTGGGAACAGCCTGAAAGTCCTAGTATGGAAGACCAAAGCAGCGACAGCGATTTAAGCGATGCTTTGACGTTAGCTAGGGAACGTTTGTTAATATCTCATGCATTGGACAGTATGGCCAAGCTTATCGGTGAT AGTGTGAATGGTTCGAGTGAACCTGACGAAGAGTGGACGGGCCAATTGATCTCAGAAAGACATACATTGTTCGAACTGAGAGCACCTAGCCCTGCACCCGCATACTTATCTATACATTACATATGTGAAAGTGCAGCAAGGTTACTGTTTTTGTCTGTACACTGGGCAAGAGGGATTCCTGCCTTTCAAGCCCTACC ATCGGAGATCCAAACTACGTTGGTGCGTAGTTGCTGGGgacaattatttacattagGTCTTGCACAGTGCGCATATACTTTGTCCCTTCCTAGTATCCTGACATCTATAATAAATCATCTTCAAGCTAGTATCGCACAGGAAAAAATTACCGCTAGCAAAGTGAAGTCTGTTACAGAACATATATGCAGATTGCAAGACTGTGTAAGTTCTCTTCACAAATTGCAAGTAGATTCCGTCGAGTACGCCTATCTTAAAGCCTTAACGCTCTTTAGCGCAG ACAATGTACTGGCTGGCATTTGGCGTAAAAAAGTTGAAGTTCTACAAGAAGCAGCGTGGACGGAATTACAACAACGAGTAGGATCTGACAGATTACCTCgtcttttattaaaacttgCACCTCTTCGGTCGATTAACCCTAGGGTGTTAGAAGATCTCTTTTTTGCAGGTCTTATTGGTAGGGTAAGCGTAGCTAGTGTAGTGCCTTATATTCTGACTATGCAAGATTGTAAACCAGAACCTGAAAGTCACATGGGGTGA
- the LOC122632525 gene encoding orphan steroid hormone receptor 2 isoform X6, with translation MNCPNDAWSDRSSLLAIKGEMDREHRDQRDHDNPNENEGERKSGMDFRSISHHHGAADQTTDADSERDMERDQNNHVDNLHDDKIDHKMSRDYRNMGHHPAMLHLHSGIEHLSNVDVEVKLARDVRGSLGLGLSLELCVVCGDRASGRHYGAISCEGCKGFFKRSIRKQLGYQCRGSKSCEVTKHHRNRCQYCRLQKCLAMGMRSDSWGVVAVQHERKPVLGETAGAKVGSRSPRVKPEPQQPVPEAPQTWEQPESPSMEDQSSDSDLSDALTLARERLLISHALDSMAKLIGDSVNGSSEPDEEWTGQLISERHTLFELRAPSPAPAYLSIHYICESAARLLFLSVHWARGIPAFQALPSEIQTTLVRSCWGQLFTLGLAQCAYTLSLPSILTSIINHLQASIAQEKITASKVKSVTEHICRLQDCVSSLHKLQVDSVEYAYLKALTLFSADNVLAGIWRKKVEVLQEAAWTELQQRVGSDRLPRLLLKLAPLRSINPRVLEDLFFAGLIGRVSVASVVPYILTMQDCKPEPESHMG, from the exons ATGAACTGTCCAAATGACGCGTGGTCAGATCGGTCATCGCTGTTGGCGATAAAG GGAGAAATGGATAGAGAGCATAGAGATCAACGTGATCACGATAATCCGAATGAGAACGAGGGAGAGCGGAAAAGTGGAATGGATTTTCGTAGTATTTCGCATCATCATGGAGCAGCGGATCAAACAACGGATGCCGACTCGGAG AGAGATATGGAGAGAGATCAGAACAATCACGTTGATAACTTACACGATGATAAAATTGATCATAAAATGAGTAGAGATTACCGCAATATGGGACATCATCCAGCCATGCTTCACTTACACTCCGGCATTGAACACTTAAGTAATGTCGACGTAGAG GTTAAATTGGCAAGAGACGTAAGAGGTTCTTTAGGTTTAGGATTATCCCTAGAATTATGCGTGGTATGTGGAGACCGAGCAAGTGGTAGGCATTACGGAGCTATAAGTTGCGAAGGCTGCAAAGGTTTCTTTAAACGCAGTATTCGTAAGCAATTAGGTTACCAATGTAGAGGAAGTAAAAGTTGCGAAGTTACCAAACATCATAGAAACCGTTGCCAATATTGTAGGCTTCAAAAGTGTCTGGCAATGGGTATGAGAAGTGACT CTTGGGGTGTTGTAGCCGTTCAACACGAACGAAAACCAGTATTAGGAGAAACTGCTGGAGCAAAGGTTGGGAGTCGTAGTCCCAGAGTCAAACCGGAACCACAGCAGCCTGTTCCTGAAGCTCCTCAAACTTGGGAACAGCCTGAAAGTCCTAGTATGGAAGACCAAAGCAGCGACAGCGATTTAAGCGATGCTTTGACGTTAGCTAGGGAACGTTTGTTAATATCTCATGCATTGGACAGTATGGCCAAGCTTATCGGTGAT AGTGTGAATGGTTCGAGTGAACCTGACGAAGAGTGGACGGGCCAATTGATCTCAGAAAGACATACATTGTTCGAACTGAGAGCACCTAGCCCTGCACCCGCATACTTATCTATACATTACATATGTGAAAGTGCAGCAAGGTTACTGTTTTTGTCTGTACACTGGGCAAGAGGGATTCCTGCCTTTCAAGCCCTACC ATCGGAGATCCAAACTACGTTGGTGCGTAGTTGCTGGGgacaattatttacattagGTCTTGCACAGTGCGCATATACTTTGTCCCTTCCTAGTATCCTGACATCTATAATAAATCATCTTCAAGCTAGTATCGCACAGGAAAAAATTACCGCTAGCAAAGTGAAGTCTGTTACAGAACATATATGCAGATTGCAAGACTGTGTAAGTTCTCTTCACAAATTGCAAGTAGATTCCGTCGAGTACGCCTATCTTAAAGCCTTAACGCTCTTTAGCGCAG ACAATGTACTGGCTGGCATTTGGCGTAAAAAAGTTGAAGTTCTACAAGAAGCAGCGTGGACGGAATTACAACAACGAGTAGGATCTGACAGATTACCTCgtcttttattaaaacttgCACCTCTTCGGTCGATTAACCCTAGGGTGTTAGAAGATCTCTTTTTTGCAGGTCTTATTGGTAGGGTAAGCGTAGCTAGTGTAGTGCCTTATATTCTGACTATGCAAGATTGTAAACCAGAACCTGAAAGTCACATGGGGTGA
- the LOC122632525 gene encoding orphan steroid hormone receptor 2 isoform X1 — protein MNCPNDAWSDRSSLLAIKGEMDREHRDQRDHDNPNENEGERKSGMDFRSISHHHGAADQTTDADSERDMEIDRNDRLHDDKTDQMLERNFHNLERHPAMRDMERDQNNHVDNLHDDKIDHKMSRDYRNMGHHPAMLHLHSGIEHLSNVDVEVKLARDVRGSLGLGLSLELCVVCGDRASGRHYGAISCEGCKGFFKRSIRKQLGYQCRGSKSCEVTKHHRNRCQYCRLQKCLAMGMRSDSWGVVAVQHERKPVLGETAGAKVGSRSPRVKPEPQQPVPEAPQTWEQPESPSMEDQSSDSDLSDALTLARERLLISHALDSMAKLIGDSVNGSSEPDEEWTGQLISERHTLFELRAPSPAPAYLSIHYICESAARLLFLSVHWARGIPAFQALPSEIQTTLVRSCWGQLFTLGLAQCAYTLSLPSILTSIINHLQASIAQEKITASKVKSVTEHICRLQDCVSSLHKLQVDSVEYAYLKALTLFSADNVLAGIWRKKVEVLQEAAWTELQQRVGSDRLPRLLLKLAPLRSINPRVLEDLFFAGLIGRVSVASVVPYILTMQDCKPEPESHMG, from the exons ATGAACTGTCCAAATGACGCGTGGTCAGATCGGTCATCGCTGTTGGCGATAAAG GGAGAAATGGATAGAGAGCATAGAGATCAACGTGATCACGATAATCCGAATGAGAACGAGGGAGAGCGGAAAAGTGGAATGGATTTTCGTAGTATTTCGCATCATCATGGAGCAGCGGATCAAACAACGGATGCCGACTCGGAG AGAGATatggaaatcgatcgaaatgatcGGCTGCACGACGATAAAACGGATCAAATGttggaaagaaattttcacaATTTAGAGCGTCATCCAGCTATG AGAGATATGGAGAGAGATCAGAACAATCACGTTGATAACTTACACGATGATAAAATTGATCATAAAATGAGTAGAGATTACCGCAATATGGGACATCATCCAGCCATGCTTCACTTACACTCCGGCATTGAACACTTAAGTAATGTCGACGTAGAG GTTAAATTGGCAAGAGACGTAAGAGGTTCTTTAGGTTTAGGATTATCCCTAGAATTATGCGTGGTATGTGGAGACCGAGCAAGTGGTAGGCATTACGGAGCTATAAGTTGCGAAGGCTGCAAAGGTTTCTTTAAACGCAGTATTCGTAAGCAATTAGGTTACCAATGTAGAGGAAGTAAAAGTTGCGAAGTTACCAAACATCATAGAAACCGTTGCCAATATTGTAGGCTTCAAAAGTGTCTGGCAATGGGTATGAGAAGTGACT CTTGGGGTGTTGTAGCCGTTCAACACGAACGAAAACCAGTATTAGGAGAAACTGCTGGAGCAAAGGTTGGGAGTCGTAGTCCCAGAGTCAAACCGGAACCACAGCAGCCTGTTCCTGAAGCTCCTCAAACTTGGGAACAGCCTGAAAGTCCTAGTATGGAAGACCAAAGCAGCGACAGCGATTTAAGCGATGCTTTGACGTTAGCTAGGGAACGTTTGTTAATATCTCATGCATTGGACAGTATGGCCAAGCTTATCGGTGAT AGTGTGAATGGTTCGAGTGAACCTGACGAAGAGTGGACGGGCCAATTGATCTCAGAAAGACATACATTGTTCGAACTGAGAGCACCTAGCCCTGCACCCGCATACTTATCTATACATTACATATGTGAAAGTGCAGCAAGGTTACTGTTTTTGTCTGTACACTGGGCAAGAGGGATTCCTGCCTTTCAAGCCCTACC ATCGGAGATCCAAACTACGTTGGTGCGTAGTTGCTGGGgacaattatttacattagGTCTTGCACAGTGCGCATATACTTTGTCCCTTCCTAGTATCCTGACATCTATAATAAATCATCTTCAAGCTAGTATCGCACAGGAAAAAATTACCGCTAGCAAAGTGAAGTCTGTTACAGAACATATATGCAGATTGCAAGACTGTGTAAGTTCTCTTCACAAATTGCAAGTAGATTCCGTCGAGTACGCCTATCTTAAAGCCTTAACGCTCTTTAGCGCAG ACAATGTACTGGCTGGCATTTGGCGTAAAAAAGTTGAAGTTCTACAAGAAGCAGCGTGGACGGAATTACAACAACGAGTAGGATCTGACAGATTACCTCgtcttttattaaaacttgCACCTCTTCGGTCGATTAACCCTAGGGTGTTAGAAGATCTCTTTTTTGCAGGTCTTATTGGTAGGGTAAGCGTAGCTAGTGTAGTGCCTTATATTCTGACTATGCAAGATTGTAAACCAGAACCTGAAAGTCACATGGGGTGA
- the LOC122632525 gene encoding orphan steroid hormone receptor 2 isoform X5: MDREHRDQRDHDNPNENEGERKSGMDFRSISHHHGAADQTTDADSERDMEIDRNDRLHDDKTDQMLERNFHNLERHPAMRDMERDQNNHVDNLHDDKIDHKMSRDYRNMGHHPAMLHLHSGIEHLSNVDVEVKLARDVRGSLGLGLSLELCVVCGDRASGRHYGAISCEGCKGFFKRSIRKQLGYQCRGSKSCEVTKHHRNRCQYCRLQKCLAMGMRSDSWGVVAVQHERKPVLGETAGAKVGSRSPRVKPEPQQPVPEAPQTWEQPESPSMEDQSSDSDLSDALTLARERLLISHALDSMAKLIGDSVNGSSEPDEEWTGQLISERHTLFELRAPSPAPAYLSIHYICESAARLLFLSVHWARGIPAFQALPSEIQTTLVRSCWGQLFTLGLAQCAYTLSLPSILTSIINHLQASIAQEKITASKVKSVTEHICRLQDCVSSLHKLQVDSVEYAYLKALTLFSADNVLAGIWRKKVEVLQEAAWTELQQRVGSDRLPRLLLKLAPLRSINPRVLEDLFFAGLIGRVSVASVVPYILTMQDCKPEPESHMG, from the exons ATGGATAGAGAGCATAGAGATCAACGTGATCACGATAATCCGAATGAGAACGAGGGAGAGCGGAAAAGTGGAATGGATTTTCGTAGTATTTCGCATCATCATGGAGCAGCGGATCAAACAACGGATGCCGACTCGGAG AGAGATatggaaatcgatcgaaatgatcGGCTGCACGACGATAAAACGGATCAAATGttggaaagaaattttcacaATTTAGAGCGTCATCCAGCTATG AGAGATATGGAGAGAGATCAGAACAATCACGTTGATAACTTACACGATGATAAAATTGATCATAAAATGAGTAGAGATTACCGCAATATGGGACATCATCCAGCCATGCTTCACTTACACTCCGGCATTGAACACTTAAGTAATGTCGACGTAGAG GTTAAATTGGCAAGAGACGTAAGAGGTTCTTTAGGTTTAGGATTATCCCTAGAATTATGCGTGGTATGTGGAGACCGAGCAAGTGGTAGGCATTACGGAGCTATAAGTTGCGAAGGCTGCAAAGGTTTCTTTAAACGCAGTATTCGTAAGCAATTAGGTTACCAATGTAGAGGAAGTAAAAGTTGCGAAGTTACCAAACATCATAGAAACCGTTGCCAATATTGTAGGCTTCAAAAGTGTCTGGCAATGGGTATGAGAAGTGACT CTTGGGGTGTTGTAGCCGTTCAACACGAACGAAAACCAGTATTAGGAGAAACTGCTGGAGCAAAGGTTGGGAGTCGTAGTCCCAGAGTCAAACCGGAACCACAGCAGCCTGTTCCTGAAGCTCCTCAAACTTGGGAACAGCCTGAAAGTCCTAGTATGGAAGACCAAAGCAGCGACAGCGATTTAAGCGATGCTTTGACGTTAGCTAGGGAACGTTTGTTAATATCTCATGCATTGGACAGTATGGCCAAGCTTATCGGTGAT AGTGTGAATGGTTCGAGTGAACCTGACGAAGAGTGGACGGGCCAATTGATCTCAGAAAGACATACATTGTTCGAACTGAGAGCACCTAGCCCTGCACCCGCATACTTATCTATACATTACATATGTGAAAGTGCAGCAAGGTTACTGTTTTTGTCTGTACACTGGGCAAGAGGGATTCCTGCCTTTCAAGCCCTACC ATCGGAGATCCAAACTACGTTGGTGCGTAGTTGCTGGGgacaattatttacattagGTCTTGCACAGTGCGCATATACTTTGTCCCTTCCTAGTATCCTGACATCTATAATAAATCATCTTCAAGCTAGTATCGCACAGGAAAAAATTACCGCTAGCAAAGTGAAGTCTGTTACAGAACATATATGCAGATTGCAAGACTGTGTAAGTTCTCTTCACAAATTGCAAGTAGATTCCGTCGAGTACGCCTATCTTAAAGCCTTAACGCTCTTTAGCGCAG ACAATGTACTGGCTGGCATTTGGCGTAAAAAAGTTGAAGTTCTACAAGAAGCAGCGTGGACGGAATTACAACAACGAGTAGGATCTGACAGATTACCTCgtcttttattaaaacttgCACCTCTTCGGTCGATTAACCCTAGGGTGTTAGAAGATCTCTTTTTTGCAGGTCTTATTGGTAGGGTAAGCGTAGCTAGTGTAGTGCCTTATATTCTGACTATGCAAGATTGTAAACCAGAACCTGAAAGTCACATGGGGTGA
- the LOC122632525 gene encoding orphan steroid hormone receptor 2 isoform X3, which produces MVGVEGLLQGEMDREHRDQRDHDNPNENEGERKSGMDFRSISHHHGAADQTTDADSERDMEIDRNDRLHDDKTDQMLERNFHNLERHPAMRDMERDQNNHVDNLHDDKIDHKMSRDYRNMGHHPAMLHLHSGIEHLSNVDVEVKLARDVRGSLGLGLSLELCVVCGDRASGRHYGAISCEGCKGFFKRSIRKQLGYQCRGSKSCEVTKHHRNRCQYCRLQKCLAMGMRSDSWGVVAVQHERKPVLGETAGAKVGSRSPRVKPEPQQPVPEAPQTWEQPESPSMEDQSSDSDLSDALTLARERLLISHALDSMAKLIGDSVNGSSEPDEEWTGQLISERHTLFELRAPSPAPAYLSIHYICESAARLLFLSVHWARGIPAFQALPSEIQTTLVRSCWGQLFTLGLAQCAYTLSLPSILTSIINHLQASIAQEKITASKVKSVTEHICRLQDCVSSLHKLQVDSVEYAYLKALTLFSADNVLAGIWRKKVEVLQEAAWTELQQRVGSDRLPRLLLKLAPLRSINPRVLEDLFFAGLIGRVSVASVVPYILTMQDCKPEPESHMG; this is translated from the exons ATGGTAGGGGTGGAGGGTTTACTGCAG GGAGAAATGGATAGAGAGCATAGAGATCAACGTGATCACGATAATCCGAATGAGAACGAGGGAGAGCGGAAAAGTGGAATGGATTTTCGTAGTATTTCGCATCATCATGGAGCAGCGGATCAAACAACGGATGCCGACTCGGAG AGAGATatggaaatcgatcgaaatgatcGGCTGCACGACGATAAAACGGATCAAATGttggaaagaaattttcacaATTTAGAGCGTCATCCAGCTATG AGAGATATGGAGAGAGATCAGAACAATCACGTTGATAACTTACACGATGATAAAATTGATCATAAAATGAGTAGAGATTACCGCAATATGGGACATCATCCAGCCATGCTTCACTTACACTCCGGCATTGAACACTTAAGTAATGTCGACGTAGAG GTTAAATTGGCAAGAGACGTAAGAGGTTCTTTAGGTTTAGGATTATCCCTAGAATTATGCGTGGTATGTGGAGACCGAGCAAGTGGTAGGCATTACGGAGCTATAAGTTGCGAAGGCTGCAAAGGTTTCTTTAAACGCAGTATTCGTAAGCAATTAGGTTACCAATGTAGAGGAAGTAAAAGTTGCGAAGTTACCAAACATCATAGAAACCGTTGCCAATATTGTAGGCTTCAAAAGTGTCTGGCAATGGGTATGAGAAGTGACT CTTGGGGTGTTGTAGCCGTTCAACACGAACGAAAACCAGTATTAGGAGAAACTGCTGGAGCAAAGGTTGGGAGTCGTAGTCCCAGAGTCAAACCGGAACCACAGCAGCCTGTTCCTGAAGCTCCTCAAACTTGGGAACAGCCTGAAAGTCCTAGTATGGAAGACCAAAGCAGCGACAGCGATTTAAGCGATGCTTTGACGTTAGCTAGGGAACGTTTGTTAATATCTCATGCATTGGACAGTATGGCCAAGCTTATCGGTGAT AGTGTGAATGGTTCGAGTGAACCTGACGAAGAGTGGACGGGCCAATTGATCTCAGAAAGACATACATTGTTCGAACTGAGAGCACCTAGCCCTGCACCCGCATACTTATCTATACATTACATATGTGAAAGTGCAGCAAGGTTACTGTTTTTGTCTGTACACTGGGCAAGAGGGATTCCTGCCTTTCAAGCCCTACC ATCGGAGATCCAAACTACGTTGGTGCGTAGTTGCTGGGgacaattatttacattagGTCTTGCACAGTGCGCATATACTTTGTCCCTTCCTAGTATCCTGACATCTATAATAAATCATCTTCAAGCTAGTATCGCACAGGAAAAAATTACCGCTAGCAAAGTGAAGTCTGTTACAGAACATATATGCAGATTGCAAGACTGTGTAAGTTCTCTTCACAAATTGCAAGTAGATTCCGTCGAGTACGCCTATCTTAAAGCCTTAACGCTCTTTAGCGCAG ACAATGTACTGGCTGGCATTTGGCGTAAAAAAGTTGAAGTTCTACAAGAAGCAGCGTGGACGGAATTACAACAACGAGTAGGATCTGACAGATTACCTCgtcttttattaaaacttgCACCTCTTCGGTCGATTAACCCTAGGGTGTTAGAAGATCTCTTTTTTGCAGGTCTTATTGGTAGGGTAAGCGTAGCTAGTGTAGTGCCTTATATTCTGACTATGCAAGATTGTAAACCAGAACCTGAAAGTCACATGGGGTGA
- the LOC122632525 gene encoding orphan steroid hormone receptor 2 isoform X4, with protein MGEMDREHRDQRDHDNPNENEGERKSGMDFRSISHHHGAADQTTDADSERDMEIDRNDRLHDDKTDQMLERNFHNLERHPAMRDMERDQNNHVDNLHDDKIDHKMSRDYRNMGHHPAMLHLHSGIEHLSNVDVEVKLARDVRGSLGLGLSLELCVVCGDRASGRHYGAISCEGCKGFFKRSIRKQLGYQCRGSKSCEVTKHHRNRCQYCRLQKCLAMGMRSDSWGVVAVQHERKPVLGETAGAKVGSRSPRVKPEPQQPVPEAPQTWEQPESPSMEDQSSDSDLSDALTLARERLLISHALDSMAKLIGDSVNGSSEPDEEWTGQLISERHTLFELRAPSPAPAYLSIHYICESAARLLFLSVHWARGIPAFQALPSEIQTTLVRSCWGQLFTLGLAQCAYTLSLPSILTSIINHLQASIAQEKITASKVKSVTEHICRLQDCVSSLHKLQVDSVEYAYLKALTLFSADNVLAGIWRKKVEVLQEAAWTELQQRVGSDRLPRLLLKLAPLRSINPRVLEDLFFAGLIGRVSVASVVPYILTMQDCKPEPESHMG; from the exons ATG GGAGAAATGGATAGAGAGCATAGAGATCAACGTGATCACGATAATCCGAATGAGAACGAGGGAGAGCGGAAAAGTGGAATGGATTTTCGTAGTATTTCGCATCATCATGGAGCAGCGGATCAAACAACGGATGCCGACTCGGAG AGAGATatggaaatcgatcgaaatgatcGGCTGCACGACGATAAAACGGATCAAATGttggaaagaaattttcacaATTTAGAGCGTCATCCAGCTATG AGAGATATGGAGAGAGATCAGAACAATCACGTTGATAACTTACACGATGATAAAATTGATCATAAAATGAGTAGAGATTACCGCAATATGGGACATCATCCAGCCATGCTTCACTTACACTCCGGCATTGAACACTTAAGTAATGTCGACGTAGAG GTTAAATTGGCAAGAGACGTAAGAGGTTCTTTAGGTTTAGGATTATCCCTAGAATTATGCGTGGTATGTGGAGACCGAGCAAGTGGTAGGCATTACGGAGCTATAAGTTGCGAAGGCTGCAAAGGTTTCTTTAAACGCAGTATTCGTAAGCAATTAGGTTACCAATGTAGAGGAAGTAAAAGTTGCGAAGTTACCAAACATCATAGAAACCGTTGCCAATATTGTAGGCTTCAAAAGTGTCTGGCAATGGGTATGAGAAGTGACT CTTGGGGTGTTGTAGCCGTTCAACACGAACGAAAACCAGTATTAGGAGAAACTGCTGGAGCAAAGGTTGGGAGTCGTAGTCCCAGAGTCAAACCGGAACCACAGCAGCCTGTTCCTGAAGCTCCTCAAACTTGGGAACAGCCTGAAAGTCCTAGTATGGAAGACCAAAGCAGCGACAGCGATTTAAGCGATGCTTTGACGTTAGCTAGGGAACGTTTGTTAATATCTCATGCATTGGACAGTATGGCCAAGCTTATCGGTGAT AGTGTGAATGGTTCGAGTGAACCTGACGAAGAGTGGACGGGCCAATTGATCTCAGAAAGACATACATTGTTCGAACTGAGAGCACCTAGCCCTGCACCCGCATACTTATCTATACATTACATATGTGAAAGTGCAGCAAGGTTACTGTTTTTGTCTGTACACTGGGCAAGAGGGATTCCTGCCTTTCAAGCCCTACC ATCGGAGATCCAAACTACGTTGGTGCGTAGTTGCTGGGgacaattatttacattagGTCTTGCACAGTGCGCATATACTTTGTCCCTTCCTAGTATCCTGACATCTATAATAAATCATCTTCAAGCTAGTATCGCACAGGAAAAAATTACCGCTAGCAAAGTGAAGTCTGTTACAGAACATATATGCAGATTGCAAGACTGTGTAAGTTCTCTTCACAAATTGCAAGTAGATTCCGTCGAGTACGCCTATCTTAAAGCCTTAACGCTCTTTAGCGCAG ACAATGTACTGGCTGGCATTTGGCGTAAAAAAGTTGAAGTTCTACAAGAAGCAGCGTGGACGGAATTACAACAACGAGTAGGATCTGACAGATTACCTCgtcttttattaaaacttgCACCTCTTCGGTCGATTAACCCTAGGGTGTTAGAAGATCTCTTTTTTGCAGGTCTTATTGGTAGGGTAAGCGTAGCTAGTGTAGTGCCTTATATTCTGACTATGCAAGATTGTAAACCAGAACCTGAAAGTCACATGGGGTGA